A stretch of the Poseidonibacter parvus genome encodes the following:
- the flhF gene encoding flagellar biosynthesis protein FlhF, whose product MNMLSFLGETPTIALRLAQEECGEEAIVISTKKISNANDSGQDMYEVVVAIEEDTKKNSLTHTKQTISKPNTSNKPIQANVYDFREEILKMQKALEQVKQSIWEPKSQLYDLTIPHEFIDMYTLFEKNEFDQEMTYTIMKKTIKQLPVSLKSNPQKINDFFKLVLRRIIPIKFEVPLRKHQRKIIMMVGPTGVGKTTTISKLAARYAYKLGQNYKVGIVTLDSFRVGAIEQLQAYTNIMRLPLEIVKKPEDLAEALFRLKDCNYIFIDTAGSSQYDVDKIELINEYQKKVEELPIEKILVLPANVKQSDLIDIYANYSRLNIDYLTFTKLDETKSFGNLISFSHKTKKSITYFSIGQNVPDDLIVSDSSFLIDCFMNNKCTRK is encoded by the coding sequence ATGAATATGCTCTCTTTTTTAGGAGAAACGCCAACAATTGCTTTACGTTTAGCTCAAGAAGAGTGTGGTGAAGAAGCGATTGTAATTTCAACAAAAAAAATATCTAATGCAAATGATAGTGGGCAAGATATGTATGAAGTTGTTGTAGCAATAGAAGAAGATACAAAGAAAAATAGCCTTACTCATACAAAACAAACTATATCTAAACCTAATACTTCTAACAAACCAATACAAGCTAATGTTTATGATTTTAGAGAAGAAATTCTTAAAATGCAAAAAGCATTAGAGCAAGTTAAGCAATCAATTTGGGAACCTAAAAGTCAATTATATGATTTGACTATTCCTCATGAGTTTATTGATATGTATACATTATTTGAAAAAAATGAATTTGATCAAGAAATGACATATACAATTATGAAAAAGACAATTAAACAATTGCCTGTTTCTTTAAAGTCTAATCCTCAAAAAATTAATGATTTCTTTAAATTAGTTCTAAGAAGAATTATTCCAATTAAATTTGAAGTTCCATTGCGAAAACATCAAAGAAAAATTATTATGATGGTGGGACCAACCGGAGTTGGAAAAACAACTACTATTTCAAAACTTGCAGCAAGATATGCATATAAATTAGGACAAAACTATAAAGTTGGTATAGTTACTTTAGATTCATTTAGAGTTGGAGCCATAGAGCAATTACAAGCATATACTAATATTATGAGACTACCTCTTGAAATAGTGAAAAAACCAGAAGATTTAGCTGAAGCTCTTTTTAGATTAAAAGATTGTAATTATATATTTATAGATACAGCAGGTTCAAGTCAATACGATGTTGATAAAATTGAGCTAATTAATGAATATCAGAAAAAAGTAGAAGAGTTGCCAATTGAAAAGATATTAGTACTTCCTGCAAATGTAAAACAAAGTGATCTAATTGATATTTATGCAAATTATTCTAGATTAAATATTGATTATTTGACTTTTACAAAATTAGATGAGACAAAAAGTTTCGGAAATTTAATATCTTTTTCTCATAAAACAAAAAAATCAATAACATATTTTTCTATTGGTCAAAATGTACCTGATGATTTGATTGTTTCTGATTCTTCTTTTTTAATTGATTGCTTTATGAATAATAAATGTACTAGGAAATAA
- a CDS encoding OmpA/MotB family protein — MAKDKCPECEKCLPGWLVQFGDLMSLLLTFFILLLSMAVMDKKKVEEYFEVMRKAMGFLDKNTSVEEQTEKNSTDDSSSDSDDEDDAETTAEEAAQEVSELIAEVNSNSLNESEEVSIEKGKNEFTLDIPSTIMFDDGEYKLSNPAAKVFISKIARVIRTMPQTFNIEIIGHTDTNRIKNTTIPRDAWDISALRSISVVKELIKNKIDPAVLKVSAYGSYHPKSDNSADNRRVEMRFFAQDNQDDILDEESFFDRLE, encoded by the coding sequence ATGGCAAAAGATAAGTGTCCAGAATGTGAAAAATGTTTACCAGGTTGGCTAGTACAATTTGGTGATTTAATGTCATTACTTCTAACATTTTTTATTCTTTTATTATCAATGGCCGTTATGGATAAAAAGAAAGTTGAAGAGTATTTCGAAGTTATGCGAAAAGCAATGGGTTTTCTTGATAAAAATACCTCAGTAGAAGAACAAACAGAAAAAAACTCAACAGATGATAGTAGTTCAGATTCAGATGACGAAGATGATGCTGAAACTACAGCTGAAGAAGCTGCTCAAGAAGTATCAGAATTAATTGCAGAAGTTAACTCAAATAGTTTAAATGAAAGCGAAGAAGTTAGTATTGAAAAAGGTAAAAATGAATTTACCCTTGATATACCTTCAACTATCATGTTTGATGATGGAGAGTATAAACTAAGTAATCCTGCTGCAAAAGTGTTTATTTCAAAAATAGCAAGAGTAATTAGAACAATGCCTCAAACTTTTAATATAGAAATAATTGGACATACGGACACAAATAGAATTAAAAATACTACAATACCTAGAGATGCTTGGGATATATCTGCTTTACGTTCAATATCAGTTGTTAAAGAGTTAATAAAAAATAAAATTGACCCAGCAGTATTAAAAGTATCAGCGTATGGTTCATATCATCCTAAAAGTGATAATTCTGCTGATAATAGAAGAGTTGAAATGAGATTTTTTGCTCAGGATAATCAAGATGATATATTAGATGAAGAAAGTTTTTTTGATAGGTTGGAATAA
- a CDS encoding rod-binding protein — protein MEINSNNLVDISTLQNKDFKNLNTENLENKELREVANSFESFFLNQIMDVSLKSNNIAGEGPGSDIIKSMYLQNIADNSAGSFGISNMLYEFLSKNNK, from the coding sequence ATGGAAATAAATAGTAACAATTTAGTAGATATCTCTACTTTACAAAATAAAGATTTTAAGAATTTAAATACTGAAAATTTAGAAAATAAAGAACTTAGAGAAGTTGCAAACTCTTTTGAATCATTTTTCTTAAATCAAATAATGGATGTTTCATTAAAGTCAAATAACATTGCTGGAGAAGGTCCTGGTTCTGATATTATAAAAAGTATGTATTTACAAAATATTGCTGATAACTCAGCAGGTAGTTTTGGTATTAGTAATATGTTGTATGAGTTTTTAAGTAAAAATAATAAGTAA
- the flgC gene encoding flagellar basal body rod protein FlgC: MGFFDGYNVSTSGMSAQRTRINVVSANIANAKTTHTDEGGPYKKQQVVFEDVLVNQTNKTNNNDIETNNNRNSANELRGVGVKSILDSQASPVLRFEPNHPDANEEGYVAYPDINPVVEMVDLIEAMRSYEANVAAFNTHKNIDSKTLGILEV, translated from the coding sequence ATGGGTTTTTTTGATGGTTACAACGTATCTACTTCAGGAATGAGTGCACAAAGAACACGAATAAATGTTGTAAGTGCAAATATTGCAAATGCTAAAACAACGCACACTGATGAAGGTGGTCCTTATAAAAAACAACAAGTTGTTTTCGAAGATGTTTTAGTCAATCAAACAAACAAAACAAATAATAATGATATTGAAACTAACAATAATAGAAATTCAGCAAATGAATTACGTGGAGTTGGAGTTAAATCAATACTAGATTCACAAGCAAGTCCAGTATTGAGATTTGAACCAAATCATCCTGATGCAAATGAAGAAGGATATGTAGCTTATCCAGATATTAATCCTGTTGTTGAAATGGTAGATTTAATTGAGGCTATGAGATCTTATGAGGCTAATGTTGCAGCTTTTAATACTCATAAAAATATAGATTCTAAAACATTAGGTATCTTAGAGGTATAG
- a CDS encoding FliM/FliN family flagellar motor switch protein, with product MASDLSNIFKDELSNTLEQLLSKSSQVETVNSLNVENYISSQVIEATVAFDFKDISSTWIFYIPTISATKFEYLMLGGLGDLKEHIDDEITDAVNEIVSNISGSFCTSVNAQGFPDVSSIKSEVKSSTILEGEILSSKSNLFEFTVSLDEDKLPVIICFDEIILPFISSITGKEVVQNTNNSLTPAHVEPSSSISNNTASVQTPKNLELLYNVKLKLSVRLGTKIVLLKDILRWDVGEIIELEQMVNEPLEILVNGIKIGEGEAVIVEGKFGLKIKSIGNEKFKLNQVGL from the coding sequence TTGGCATCAGATTTATCTAACATCTTTAAAGATGAGTTATCTAATACATTAGAGCAACTATTATCAAAAAGCTCTCAGGTTGAAACAGTAAACAGTCTTAATGTCGAAAACTATATTTCTTCACAAGTAATTGAAGCAACTGTAGCATTTGACTTTAAAGATATTTCATCAACTTGGATTTTTTATATTCCAACTATTAGTGCAACAAAATTTGAATATTTGATGCTTGGAGGTTTGGGTGATCTTAAAGAACATATTGATGATGAAATTACTGATGCGGTTAATGAAATAGTTTCTAATATTAGTGGTAGTTTTTGTACATCTGTAAATGCACAAGGTTTTCCTGATGTTTCATCAATTAAATCTGAAGTTAAAAGTTCTACAATTTTAGAAGGTGAAATATTATCTTCTAAAAGTAATTTATTTGAATTTACTGTTTCATTAGATGAAGATAAACTACCTGTTATTATATGTTTTGATGAGATAATATTACCTTTTATCTCTTCAATTACAGGAAAAGAAGTTGTTCAAAATACTAACAACTCTTTAACACCAGCACATGTTGAACCTTCTTCTTCAATTTCAAATAATACAGCAAGCGTTCAAACACCAAAAAACTTAGAACTTTTATATAATGTGAAATTAAAACTTAGTGTTAGGTTAGGAACTAAAATAGTTCTATTAAAAGATATTTTAAGATGGGATGTTGGTGAAATAATTGAATTAGAACAAATGGTTAATGAACCTTTAGAAATCTTAGTAAATGGAATTAAAATAGGTGAAGGCGAAGCTGTTATTGTTGAAGGTAAGTTCGGTCTTAAAATTAAAAGTATCGGTAATGAGAAATTTAAATTAAACCAAGTAGGATTATAA
- a CDS encoding tetratricopeptide repeat protein, whose protein sequence is MKSSLVYKIILALVFLYSTLYAKKDLIESQPEIIFQFDKLKKSQENLKLQVDFNKAVLLLSKNEYEKSIEIFKETAKILEVPSFLNIGIAYYKLNSIDNAIVYLNKIYENEINANDHTFSYISSCYYLYQISKDNKYLDIIIKVTKKFKNLSEHSKRMLADTYIILKEYEKSLKVLESMDYALDLKKALLYLKLKNYNKASILLSKAKDLTVNPNRLNKVLWFSVFTNLKSNKLEQLKDDLELINEKRNNFKANLEFPLEIYFNQNKYTPAEYLSSVVNFKSDRKEEFVFYFAPFIFSDTKEVIYDSTKGFIFNSDENINSLSKMVEYNAKFLDIVKEDPILRVVKLKKLLNKDTKSYVYYNLGLSYAQINDFHNAYKYFEKAFKLNPGNKLYASMSLITAKTLKIKIKDKEYVEKIIKADGGLYNYFGKEIYKLFINPEYKTSYELLSYSNTIFFKAISFLQKLNDGKDISSEPLLKEYGKDPLIYLIRLVQRDKNENDLSYYSRLQDNIPLTLNNNFLEGPLIVTKYYVDILKALGLFKKADFRMPTKHSPSYLRTKALTDLHFNASDETIKILDYLRLEYNLEDKYSMYLMVAALLEAGRYNDASVQISLIRAILNDDGADFLTAVQLIQELKISTAKQYLKEPYLDSLIDFKLVGFDQYLESL, encoded by the coding sequence TTGAAAAGTAGTTTAGTATATAAAATAATATTAGCTTTAGTTTTTTTATATAGTACTTTATATGCTAAAAAAGATTTAATTGAATCTCAACCTGAAATAATATTTCAATTTGATAAATTAAAAAAATCACAAGAAAACTTAAAATTACAAGTTGATTTTAATAAAGCAGTTTTGCTTTTAAGTAAAAATGAATACGAAAAATCAATAGAAATTTTTAAAGAAACTGCAAAAATACTAGAAGTTCCATCTTTTTTGAATATTGGAATTGCTTATTATAAATTAAATTCAATTGATAATGCAATTGTATATTTAAATAAAATATATGAAAATGAGATTAATGCAAATGATCATACTTTTTCTTATATTTCTTCATGTTATTATTTATATCAAATATCAAAAGATAATAAATATTTAGACATAATTATCAAAGTAACAAAAAAGTTTAAGAACCTTTCTGAGCATTCAAAAAGAATGCTAGCTGATACTTATATAATTTTAAAAGAGTATGAAAAGTCATTAAAAGTTTTAGAATCTATGGACTATGCCTTAGATTTAAAAAAAGCATTATTATATTTGAAACTAAAAAACTATAATAAAGCTTCAATCCTTTTATCAAAAGCAAAAGATCTAACTGTAAACCCTAATAGATTAAATAAAGTTTTATGGTTTAGTGTTTTTACGAATTTAAAGTCAAATAAATTAGAACAATTAAAAGACGATCTTGAATTGATAAATGAAAAAAGAAATAATTTTAAGGCTAATTTAGAATTTCCATTAGAAATATATTTTAATCAAAACAAATATACTCCTGCTGAATACTTAAGTTCAGTTGTGAATTTTAAGAGTGATCGAAAAGAAGAATTTGTATTTTACTTCGCACCATTTATTTTTTCAGATACAAAAGAAGTTATTTATGATTCAACTAAAGGGTTTATTTTTAATTCAGATGAAAATATTAACTCCTTGAGCAAAATGGTAGAATATAATGCAAAGTTCTTGGATATAGTAAAAGAAGACCCAATTTTACGTGTAGTGAAATTAAAAAAACTTTTAAATAAAGATACTAAATCTTATGTATACTATAATTTAGGTTTATCATATGCTCAGATTAATGATTTTCACAATGCTTACAAATACTTTGAAAAAGCGTTCAAGCTAAATCCTGGTAATAAATTGTATGCTAGTATGAGTTTAATTACAGCAAAAACTTTAAAAATTAAAATAAAAGATAAAGAATATGTTGAAAAAATAATAAAAGCTGATGGTGGTTTATATAATTATTTTGGGAAAGAAATTTATAAGCTATTTATAAACCCAGAATATAAAACATCGTACGAATTACTTTCTTACTCAAATACTATTTTCTTTAAAGCCATAAGTTTTTTACAAAAATTAAATGATGGTAAAGATATATCATCTGAGCCTTTATTAAAAGAGTATGGAAAAGATCCTTTAATATATTTAATTCGATTAGTTCAAAGAGATAAAAATGAAAATGATCTTTCGTATTATTCTCGTCTTCAAGATAATATTCCCTTAACTTTAAATAATAACTTTTTAGAAGGTCCTTTAATAGTAACAAAATATTATGTAGATATTTTAAAAGCTTTAGGGTTATTTAAAAAAGCAGATTTTAGAATGCCAACTAAACATTCACCTTCTTATTTAAGAACAAAAGCTTTAACTGATTTACACTTTAATGCTTCGGATGAGACAATTAAAATATTAGATTATCTTCGTTTAGAATATAATTTAGAAGATAAGTACTCTATGTATCTAATGGTGGCAGCTTTATTAGAAGCAGGTCGATACAATGATGCTTCTGTTCAAATATCATTAATAAGAGCTATTTTAAATGATGATGGAGCTGATTTCTTAACAGCTGTTCAGTTAATTCAGGAACTAAAAATATCAACAGCAAAACAATATCTTAAAGAACCTTATTTAGATTCATTAATTGATTTTAAACTTGTAGGTTTTGACCAATATCTAGAATCTCTTTAA
- a CDS encoding flagellar hook-basal body complex protein — MIGALWTGISGLSSQQTALDNESNNIANVNTVGYKASRISFADQMYQDSIGKGSTVLDAEKLYTQGNLNLTGVDYDMALSGDGFFTVADKSASGTSENYYTRAGNFRMGDNGTLQDAAGNEVQGWPMSAIDSDNDVTSTNPNVSIFTNDYTKLLTSKIVEHSTYVETITAKATDYAASAMSDSESVFSGAGLKTKSAKISDVEAAISDYSNWLQKLKETPDGSSASSVTQMSEINFKTSDAESIISKEGDQIYVYIDGNKISQNYISTASDLTFQQDLYDNALSTADQAIYGDPSSGTLTETQTALYDKQASKIATYKALADKISEIPGLVAYMAKESGGITNDSLEETDSYSLSTEVEDMYKGMIQIKALIPGEEFTISEVGEISGNSTIQGDKRTSVTASAGSGTGALESSRDALAKLITGKQQDVYKETNLEMDGTSKTYTLDFSIFDKEIGDTIPIPYTGTAIKTADPITIVASTIDEFIEGFNFGTDDGTATGTPLTPPLTDYLEAVNINDSLVIRTKDANYEVDFSTSLKIGTDPLEKDNDLSGRAGAGAEFIEMVNTVNQTSSQDSLQLRLDTLGISDSAFGEFSVDSSGLITMTQDGAEFAIGQASIALFNNNIGLEARGDNLLAKTTDSGDPIYNLNNDKAATVEGQTLELSTADLSESLVNLMVFQRAFEANAKSITTADEILTTLIGLKR; from the coding sequence ATGATTGGAGCACTTTGGACAGGAATCTCAGGATTATCGTCACAACAAACAGCTTTAGACAATGAGTCAAATAATATTGCAAACGTAAATACAGTAGGTTATAAAGCATCTAGAATTTCATTCGCAGATCAAATGTACCAAGATAGTATTGGTAAAGGTTCTACTGTATTAGATGCAGAAAAATTATATACTCAAGGTAACTTAAATTTAACAGGTGTAGATTATGATATGGCACTTAGTGGTGATGGTTTTTTTACTGTTGCTGATAAGAGTGCTAGTGGAACATCTGAAAACTATTATACTCGGGCTGGTAACTTCAGGATGGGAGATAATGGAACATTACAAGATGCAGCAGGAAATGAAGTTCAAGGTTGGCCAATGTCAGCAATTGATTCTGATAATGATGTAACTTCAACAAATCCAAATGTAAGTATTTTTACAAATGATTATACAAAACTTTTAACTTCAAAAATAGTTGAGCATTCAACTTATGTAGAAACAATTACAGCAAAAGCAACAGATTATGCAGCATCTGCAATGTCTGATTCTGAATCAGTATTTTCAGGAGCAGGATTAAAGACTAAATCTGCCAAAATTTCTGATGTAGAAGCTGCAATATCTGATTATTCAAACTGGTTACAAAAGTTAAAAGAAACACCCGATGGGTCATCAGCTTCATCAGTAACTCAAATGTCTGAAATTAATTTTAAAACATCTGACGCTGAATCTATTATTAGCAAAGAAGGTGATCAAATCTATGTATATATAGATGGAAATAAAATATCTCAAAATTATATATCTACAGCATCTGATTTAACATTTCAACAAGATTTATATGATAATGCATTAAGTACAGCTGATCAAGCTATTTATGGAGACCCTTCTTCCGGAACACTAACTGAAACTCAAACAGCATTATATGATAAACAAGCAAGTAAAATTGCTACGTATAAAGCTCTAGCAGACAAAATATCTGAAATTCCTGGGTTAGTTGCTTATATGGCAAAAGAATCAGGAGGAATAACAAATGATTCTTTAGAAGAAACAGATAGTTATTCTTTATCTACAGAAGTTGAAGATATGTATAAAGGTATGATTCAAATTAAAGCTTTAATACCTGGTGAAGAATTTACGATTTCAGAAGTTGGTGAAATATCAGGAAATTCAACTATTCAAGGTGATAAAAGAACTAGTGTAACAGCAAGTGCTGGTAGTGGAACTGGTGCTTTAGAGTCTTCAAGAGATGCATTAGCTAAGTTAATTACTGGTAAGCAACAAGATGTTTATAAAGAAACTAACTTAGAGATGGATGGGACATCGAAAACTTATACTTTAGATTTTTCAATATTTGATAAAGAGATAGGAGATACAATACCAATTCCATATACTGGGACTGCAATTAAAACAGCTGATCCTATCACTATTGTGGCAAGTACTATTGACGAATTTATTGAAGGTTTTAATTTCGGTACAGATGATGGTACTGCGACTGGTACACCATTAACTCCTCCTTTAACTGATTACTTAGAAGCAGTTAATATAAATGATTCATTAGTAATTAGAACTAAAGATGCAAATTATGAAGTAGATTTTAGTACAAGTTTAAAAATAGGTACAGATCCTCTTGAAAAAGATAATGACTTAAGTGGAAGAGCAGGAGCAGGTGCTGAGTTTATAGAAATGGTTAATACAGTTAATCAAACTTCATCTCAAGATTCACTTCAATTAAGACTTGATACTTTAGGTATTTCAGATTCAGCCTTTGGAGAGTTTTCTGTAGATAGTTCAGGACTAATTACTATGACTCAAGATGGAGCAGAATTTGCAATTGGACAAGCATCAATTGCATTATTTAATAACAATATTGGATTAGAAGCAAGAGGTGATAATTTACTTGCAAAAACTACAGATTCAGGTGATCCAATTTATAACTTAAATAATGACAAAGCAGCTACTGTTGAAGGTCAAACATTAGAGCTTAGTACTGCTGATTTAAGTGAAAGTTTAGTAAATCTTATGGTATTCCAAAGAGCTTTTGAAGCAAATGCAAAATCAATTACAACTGCTGATGAAATATTAACAACGCTAATTGGTCTTAAAAGATAG
- a CDS encoding motility protein A, which yields MDKSTAGGLGAGWGLVALAIILGGVGFGPYIDIPSVIIVVGGTTAVTAGQFEASDLKRFTPALKVAFNEVKVEPLPELVEKITFYATEIKKHGVMQIEQKVMAETNPFFKEAFQLLVDGTKAETLTPLLETKLEHMGKRHGRMIAMFGNIGGTAGAMGMIGTLVGLVAMLANLSDPAAVGPAMAVALLTTMYGALVGTLFAGIVESKLAQKNDKEIVACEVIILGASMIAAEESIGNIKMQLNSILTDVEE from the coding sequence ATGGATAAGAGTACAGCAGGTGGATTGGGAGCAGGTTGGGGACTAGTTGCCCTAGCTATTATTTTAGGTGGTGTTGGTTTTGGACCATATATTGATATTCCTTCTGTTATTATTGTTGTTGGTGGTACAACAGCAGTTACAGCAGGACAATTTGAAGCTTCTGATTTAAAAAGATTTACTCCTGCATTAAAAGTAGCCTTTAATGAGGTAAAGGTTGAACCTTTACCTGAACTAGTCGAAAAGATTACCTTTTATGCTACTGAAATCAAAAAACATGGTGTGATGCAAATTGAACAAAAGGTAATGGCTGAAACTAATCCTTTCTTCAAAGAAGCTTTTCAACTTTTAGTTGATGGAACAAAAGCAGAAACACTAACTCCTTTACTTGAAACAAAACTTGAACATATGGGTAAAAGACATGGAAGAATGATTGCTATGTTTGGAAATATTGGTGGAACAGCAGGAGCTATGGGTATGATTGGTACTCTTGTAGGTCTTGTTGCAATGCTTGCAAACCTTTCTGATCCAGCTGCTGTTGGTCCTGCAATGGCTGTTGCTTTATTAACTACAATGTATGGAGCTTTAGTAGGTACTTTATTTGCTGGAATTGTTGAAAGTAAATTAGCACAAAAAAATGATAAAGAAATTGTTGCTTGTGAAGTAATTATTTTAGGAGCATCTATGATTGCAGCAGAAGAATCTATAGGTAATATTAAAATGCAGTTAAATTCAATTTTAACTGATGTTGAAGAATAG
- a CDS encoding P-loop NTPase — protein sequence MFNSISSQASKLINLTTRRKRNVDSKTKLITITSGKGGVGKSTFTANIAFLLAQRGLKIAVLDADIGLANMQVLFDIKPKYTFFDYIDGNKSINDVISQTSYENISLLAGKSGYQYSNHSNSFVFTRVVEDIISLNKFDILLVDTGAGLNDFVKEFLSISDNIIALTTTDPSALTDVYSLIKMLSIDKDKLMLCFNHTKNYKIGETIANSLVNLAKKNRLNQDFMVEYIGNVSTSANISTTGRLRKLFTKEFLDDDSTKQLQDVINYLLKNIY from the coding sequence TTGTTTAATAGTATTTCATCGCAAGCAAGTAAGCTAATTAATCTCACAACACGTAGAAAAAGAAATGTTGATTCTAAAACAAAACTAATTACAATTACCTCTGGAAAAGGTGGTGTTGGAAAATCAACATTTACTGCAAATATCGCATTTTTATTAGCACAAAGAGGTTTAAAAATAGCAGTACTAGATGCAGATATAGGCTTGGCAAATATGCAAGTTCTATTTGATATTAAGCCTAAATATACATTTTTCGATTACATAGATGGTAATAAATCTATAAATGATGTTATAAGTCAAACTTCTTATGAAAATATTTCTTTATTAGCTGGAAAAAGTGGATATCAATATTCAAATCACTCTAATTCTTTTGTATTTACAAGGGTAGTTGAAGATATTATTTCTTTGAATAAGTTTGATATTTTATTAGTTGATACAGGTGCTGGATTGAATGATTTTGTAAAGGAATTTTTGAGTATTTCTGATAATATTATTGCTCTTACAACTACAGATCCTAGTGCTTTAACTGATGTTTACTCCTTAATAAAAATGCTCTCTATAGATAAAGATAAATTAATGTTATGCTTTAATCATACGAAAAATTATAAAATTGGAGAAACAATAGCTAACTCTTTAGTTAATTTAGCAAAAAAAAATAGGCTAAACCAAGATTTTATGGTAGAATATATAGGTAACGTTTCTACGTCTGCTAATATTTCTACAACCGGAAGGTTAAGAAAGCTGTTTACTAAAGAGTTTCTTGATGATGATTCAACTAAACAATTGCAGGACGTAATAAATTATTTACTAAAAAATATTTATTAA
- a CDS encoding flagellin yields MEISRVADIDNAQTNNIEKVQKINNVDDKNKIVADDEYKKTLGKEQIVDKNEVILDNVRFGYNKNSKDFFVKITRAEAEYKYPTEDMMKVKAFILQELENRN; encoded by the coding sequence ATGGAAATAAGTAGAGTAGCAGACATTGATAATGCTCAAACAAATAATATTGAGAAAGTTCAAAAAATCAACAATGTTGATGATAAGAACAAAATAGTAGCTGATGATGAATATAAAAAAACATTAGGAAAAGAGCAAATTGTAGATAAAAATGAAGTTATTTTGGATAACGTACGTTTTGGTTACAATAAAAACTCAAAAGATTTTTTTGTGAAAATTACAAGAGCTGAAGCTGAATATAAATATCCAACAGAGGATATGATGAAGGTAAAAGCATTCATTTTACAAGAATTAGAAAATAGAAATTAA
- the fliE gene encoding flagellar hook-basal body complex protein FliE, with product MNISSISNSISPLTLNNSEQKINDNKSFQNMLNDAIGEVNNEQIEGYKAMEGIATGKVTNLQEAVQQIEEAELSMKLALETKNKAVSAYKEIMNMQI from the coding sequence ATGAATATATCTTCTATAAGTAATTCAATAAGTCCACTTACTTTAAACAACAGTGAACAAAAAATTAATGATAATAAGTCATTTCAAAATATGCTAAATGATGCAATTGGTGAAGTGAATAATGAACAAATAGAAGGTTATAAAGCGATGGAAGGAATTGCTACAGGTAAGGTTACTAACTTGCAAGAAGCTGTTCAACAAATTGAAGAAGCTGAGCTTTCTATGAAACTTGCACTTGAAACTAAAAACAAAGCAGTTAGTGCATATAAAGAAATTATGAATATGCAAATATAA